Proteins encoded together in one Acidaminococcus timonensis window:
- a CDS encoding ISL3 family transposase translates to MEFTSTASRCPYCHHKILHIKDYRDQKVLLGHWNTHPVSAIVHKRRFFCPCCHKTFYEKIPGVEHYQRRSNDVKNSIIQACSELASFKAIARSHGVSVSTVIRYFDGLTFKRPLHLPEVLSLDEFRGNAHGQRYQVAVNDPQRHETLDILPKRTALELIRYFSQFSRAERLKVKFVVMDLSSLFRKVIRAMFPGATIIGDRFHIQRLVIWALERVRKNVQKLFDEKRIYFKRNKHILNKRGDRLTEEELASLREILKQSSELQRAYALKEAFFKVFSMKERSAVASFLSRWLSLVEESGVEEFKSVIKTFTDWKTEILEGLSQAYSNGFTEGMNNKIKVLKRVAFGFRNFERFRSRILLLSMVKLK, encoded by the coding sequence GTGGAATTCACTTCTACAGCTTCTCGTTGCCCCTACTGTCATCATAAAATTCTTCATATTAAGGACTATCGGGACCAAAAAGTCCTCTTAGGGCACTGGAACACCCATCCTGTTTCTGCTATTGTTCATAAAAGAAGATTTTTTTGCCCTTGCTGCCATAAGACATTTTATGAAAAAATTCCTGGCGTCGAGCATTACCAGCGGCGTTCTAACGATGTAAAGAACAGCATCATCCAAGCCTGTTCTGAACTGGCGAGCTTTAAAGCTATTGCCAGAAGCCATGGTGTCTCTGTTTCCACCGTAATCCGGTATTTTGATGGACTTACTTTTAAAAGGCCTCTCCATCTGCCTGAAGTTCTTTCTTTAGACGAATTTCGTGGGAACGCTCATGGGCAAAGATACCAGGTCGCTGTGAATGACCCTCAGCGTCATGAAACTCTCGATATTTTGCCAAAGAGGACAGCGCTGGAATTGATTCGTTATTTTAGCCAATTTTCAAGAGCAGAGCGATTGAAAGTAAAATTTGTCGTAATGGACCTTTCGTCACTTTTCCGCAAGGTCATCAGAGCGATGTTTCCTGGTGCAACAATTATTGGTGACCGATTCCACATACAGAGACTGGTCATTTGGGCGCTTGAACGGGTTAGGAAAAATGTACAAAAGTTATTCGACGAAAAAAGAATTTATTTCAAGAGAAACAAACATATCTTGAACAAGAGGGGTGATCGTCTGACAGAAGAAGAACTGGCCAGCCTTCGGGAAATCTTGAAGCAGTCTTCAGAATTACAGAGAGCCTATGCCTTAAAAGAGGCATTCTTTAAGGTGTTTTCTATGAAAGAACGGTCTGCTGTTGCTTCATTCTTATCTCGTTGGTTATCATTAGTCGAAGAAAGTGGGGTTGAAGAATTCAAGAGTGTTATAAAGACGTTCACTGATTGGAAGACAGAGATTTTGGAAGGATTGAGTCAAGCGTATTCGAATGGTTTTACGGAAGGAATGAACAATAAGATTAAGGTGTTAAAGAGAGTAGCATTTGGTTTTCGCAACTTTGAACGATTCCGTTCTCGGATTTTACTGCTTTCGATGGTGAAATTAAAATAA
- a CDS encoding formate--tetrahydrofolate ligase produces the protein MLSDIEIAQKNVMEPISKIADNLGILPEELEQYGHYKAKLSLDVLKRLENKPNGKLVLVTAITPTPAGEGKSTTSIGLADALRKIGKHPVVALREPSLGPVFGIKGGAAGGGYAQVVPMDDINLHFTGDMHAITAVNNLLSAMIDNHIHHGNQLRLDARQITWRRVLDMNDRALRKVVVGLGGKVNGFPREDAFTITVASEIMAILCLARDLEDLKARFGRIVIGSDLDGNPVYVHQLGCEGAMAMLMKDAIKPNLVQTLEHTPAIIHGGPFANIAHGCNSILATKMALKLGDVAVTEAGFGADLGAEKFIDIKCHYAGLYPDAVVVVATIRALKMHGGVAKADLGKENVKALSDGFSNLAKQVENMRSYGLPVLVAINKFATDTPAEIDMLLQKCASYGVEVALNESWEKGGEGGLDMARKLARMLEEQAPRKVELYDVQDTIPNKLKAIVTKIYGGDGVTFTPNAKKQIKQLEEWGLDKLPVCVAKTQYSLSDNPALLGAPSGFKINVQDVRVSNGAGFIVCQTSNIMVMPGLPKHPAALNMDIDNNGKITGLF, from the coding sequence ATGCTGAGTGACATCGAGATTGCGCAAAAGAACGTCATGGAACCCATCAGCAAAATCGCTGACAATCTGGGAATCCTGCCGGAAGAACTGGAACAATATGGCCATTATAAGGCCAAACTGTCTCTGGATGTACTGAAACGGCTGGAAAATAAACCCAATGGGAAACTGGTCCTGGTGACCGCCATTACCCCTACCCCTGCCGGGGAAGGAAAATCCACCACCAGCATCGGCCTGGCCGATGCCCTGCGGAAGATCGGCAAACACCCGGTGGTTGCCCTGCGGGAACCCTCTCTGGGCCCTGTGTTCGGAATCAAGGGCGGCGCTGCCGGCGGTGGCTATGCCCAGGTGGTGCCCATGGACGATATCAACCTGCATTTCACCGGTGATATGCATGCCATCACGGCTGTGAACAACCTGCTGTCCGCCATGATCGACAACCACATCCATCATGGCAACCAGCTGCGGCTCGATGCCCGTCAGATTACCTGGCGCCGGGTCCTGGATATGAACGACCGTGCCCTGCGGAAAGTGGTGGTGGGCCTGGGCGGCAAGGTCAACGGGTTCCCCCGGGAAGATGCTTTCACCATTACGGTGGCTTCTGAAATCATGGCCATCCTGTGCCTGGCCAGAGATCTGGAAGACCTGAAGGCCCGGTTCGGCCGGATCGTCATCGGCAGCGACCTGGACGGCAACCCGGTGTATGTTCACCAGCTGGGCTGCGAAGGCGCTATGGCCATGCTGATGAAGGATGCCATCAAGCCGAACCTGGTCCAGACCCTGGAACATACACCGGCCATCATCCACGGCGGTCCTTTTGCCAATATTGCCCACGGCTGCAATTCCATCCTGGCTACGAAGATGGCCCTGAAACTGGGTGATGTGGCCGTTACGGAAGCCGGCTTCGGGGCTGACCTGGGGGCTGAAAAGTTCATCGACATCAAATGCCATTACGCCGGACTGTATCCGGATGCGGTGGTGGTGGTTGCCACCATCCGTGCCCTGAAGATGCACGGCGGCGTTGCCAAAGCCGATCTGGGCAAGGAAAATGTCAAAGCTCTCAGTGACGGGTTCAGTAACCTGGCCAAACAGGTGGAGAATATGCGGAGCTACGGCCTGCCGGTGCTGGTGGCCATCAACAAGTTCGCTACGGATACGCCGGCTGAAATCGATATGCTGCTGCAGAAATGCGCCAGCTACGGTGTGGAAGTGGCCCTGAACGAAAGCTGGGAAAAGGGCGGCGAAGGTGGCCTGGATATGGCCCGCAAACTGGCCAGGATGCTGGAGGAACAGGCTCCCAGGAAAGTGGAACTGTACGATGTGCAGGATACCATCCCCAACAAGCTGAAGGCCATTGTGACCAAAATCTATGGCGGTGATGGTGTGACCTTTACGCCCAATGCGAAAAAACAGATCAAACAGCTGGAAGAATGGGGTCTGGATAAATTGCCGGTGTGCGTGGCCAAGACCCAGTATTCCCTCAGCGATAACCCGGCTCTCCTGGGGGCTCCCAGCGGGTTCAAGATCAATGTACAGGATGTCCGTGTGTCCAACGGTGCCGGTTTCATCGTCTGCCAGACCAGCAACATCATGGTGATGCCCGGTCTGCCCAAACATCCGGCCGCTCTCAACATGGATATCGACAACAACGGAAAGATTACTGGTTTGTTCTGA
- the ftcD gene encoding glutamate formimidoyltransferase — protein sequence MAKKLVEFVPNFSEGRDKEKVEKIVDEARKIKGLKILDYSSDPDHNRSVVTIIGSPEAVTEAAINMAKVAIQLIDMRTHHGAHPRFGAVDVVPFTPVMGVTMDECVAIANAVGKAYGEMGIPVYLYEDACTKEARRNLASVRKGQYEGFFEKIKDPEWKPDYGPAVMNEKSGCSAVGARVPLVAFNVNLDCSDKAVADAIARKVRNIGGGLHFVKAMGVKLEERNQVQVSMNLVNYEKSAVYQAFEMIKMEARRYGVNVVGSEVIGTVPMKALLMAAEYYLQIENFNMDEILEKRLLELEE from the coding sequence ATGGCGAAAAAGTTGGTTGAATTTGTACCGAATTTCAGTGAAGGCCGGGATAAGGAAAAGGTTGAAAAGATCGTTGACGAAGCCCGCAAGATCAAAGGGCTGAAAATCCTGGATTACTCCAGCGATCCGGATCATAACCGTTCGGTGGTTACCATCATCGGTTCTCCTGAAGCGGTTACGGAAGCTGCCATCAACATGGCAAAAGTCGCCATCCAGCTGATCGACATGCGGACCCACCATGGTGCTCATCCCCGTTTTGGCGCTGTGGATGTGGTTCCCTTTACGCCTGTCATGGGTGTGACCATGGATGAATGTGTTGCCATTGCCAATGCAGTGGGTAAAGCCTATGGGGAAATGGGCATCCCTGTTTATCTGTATGAAGATGCCTGCACCAAGGAAGCCCGCCGGAACCTGGCTTCTGTCCGCAAGGGCCAGTATGAGGGCTTCTTTGAAAAGATCAAGGATCCGGAATGGAAACCGGATTACGGTCCGGCAGTCATGAATGAAAAATCCGGATGCTCCGCAGTAGGTGCCCGGGTACCGCTGGTTGCCTTTAACGTGAACCTGGATTGCAGTGACAAGGCTGTGGCTGACGCCATTGCCCGGAAAGTCCGGAATATCGGCGGCGGCCTGCATTTTGTCAAGGCTATGGGCGTGAAACTGGAAGAACGGAATCAGGTACAGGTTTCCATGAACCTGGTGAACTATGAAAAGTCCGCCGTGTACCAGGCTTTCGAAATGATCAAGATGGAAGCCCGCCGGTACGGCGTCAATGTAGTGGGCAGTGAAGTTATCGGGACCGTTCCCATGAAGGCACTGCTGATGGCTGCAGAATACTATCTGCAGATCGAAAACTTCAACATGGACGAAATCCTTGAAAAACGCCTGCTGGAACTGGAAGAATAA
- a CDS encoding cyclodeaminase/cyclohydrolase family protein has translation MELKKLTVEGFINETASSSPAPGGGSIAALNAASSAALIAMVAQLTLGKEKYAASQEEMQEVAGKAGALKDQFLAFIDEDSSAFNKIMAAFKLPKDTDEAKKARSAAIQDATKEAALVPFKVGQTANELFALAEAVILRGNPNAVTDGAVAAMNARAAVRGAFLNVKINLGSIKDALFVEDLKKRMAEIEADVDAREQALLEKVKL, from the coding sequence ATGGAATTGAAGAAACTCACGGTAGAAGGTTTTATCAACGAAACGGCCTCTTCTTCCCCGGCACCCGGGGGCGGCAGCATCGCTGCTTTGAATGCGGCTTCTTCCGCAGCCCTGATTGCCATGGTGGCCCAGCTGACCCTGGGCAAGGAAAAGTATGCCGCTTCCCAGGAAGAAATGCAGGAAGTGGCCGGGAAGGCGGGTGCCTTGAAAGATCAGTTCCTGGCTTTCATCGATGAGGACAGCAGTGCCTTCAACAAGATCATGGCTGCCTTCAAACTGCCCAAGGATACGGATGAGGCCAAAAAGGCCCGCAGTGCTGCCATCCAGGATGCCACCAAGGAAGCGGCTCTGGTTCCTTTCAAAGTGGGACAGACGGCCAATGAGCTGTTTGCCCTGGCCGAAGCAGTGATCCTGCGGGGCAACCCCAATGCGGTGACCGACGGAGCGGTAGCTGCCATGAACGCCCGGGCTGCGGTACGGGGAGCATTCCTGAATGTAAAGATCAATCTGGGCAGCATCAAAGATGCGCTGTTCGTGGAAGATCTGAAGAAACGGATGGCTGAAATCGAAGCCGATGTGGATGCCAGAGAACAGGCTCTGCTGGAAAAAGTAAAACTGTAA
- a CDS encoding HutD family protein, with protein sequence MTLKAISRFHAVTTRWSGGTTTEFYIAPEGSSYTRRDFQIRISSATVDDPESDFTLLPDYNRIICPLEGGFTLTFPEDGNRQITLGPLEEAFFDGAWHTHSVGRAVDFNVMTRKGLTATYARLKKSQFLAPAAHRFVYVPFLTEKQLLGALLEGQPLKADTLYVITGPEKAGLLLPPGCEVLYITVA encoded by the coding sequence ATGACCCTAAAAGCCATTTCCCGTTTCCATGCCGTGACCACCCGCTGGTCCGGAGGGACCACCACTGAATTTTACATTGCTCCCGAAGGTTCTTCCTATACCCGGCGGGATTTCCAGATCCGGATCAGTTCTGCCACCGTGGACGACCCGGAATCGGATTTCACCCTTTTACCGGATTACAACCGGATCATCTGCCCTCTGGAAGGCGGTTTTACGCTGACTTTTCCGGAAGATGGGAATCGACAGATCACTTTGGGCCCTCTGGAGGAAGCCTTTTTCGATGGGGCCTGGCATACCCATTCGGTGGGCAGGGCCGTCGATTTCAACGTGATGACCCGGAAGGGCCTCACCGCCACCTATGCCCGGCTGAAAAAGAGCCAGTTCCTGGCTCCCGCCGCCCATCGTTTCGTCTATGTGCCCTTCCTGACGGAAAAACAGCTGCTGGGGGCACTGCTGGAAGGCCAACCGCTGAAAGCCGATACCCTGTATGTGATCACCGGTCCGGAAAAAGCAGGACTGCTGCTTCCACCTGGCTGTGAAGTCCTTTATATCACTGTCGCATAA